From Triticum aestivum cultivar Chinese Spring chromosome 4A, IWGSC CS RefSeq v2.1, whole genome shotgun sequence, a single genomic window includes:
- the LOC123088558 gene encoding protein transport protein SEC16A homolog, which yields MGSDSDDADFFDKLVDDDDDDAKAPPAGKQGPAAADEAAAAADLAALTLSDGDEDAPGGTGGAPGPVAPQAAAEAPTDAADPPPAAPQPEAEVLTAARDAEVPTAAPDAGVLAAAPDDEVPAGLPEVKAVAAADPEGRSPGSGSGSGSSKGVRTTVKQVQWSLFGADISSSGTTEPDPFSDLLADDAFLGAQVSGAGAADHSFFNGAGSSNASSQLGWGTGSGEFLADGGVGEDAFFGVQGSAVGTAGSVDHAFFNGVDGNANSQSYMGAGVVESADHQNTSAQSDWTGGAVDPSDPYPGWKWDVATGQWYQVDAIGAQGFADNGGAVAAFGTENVQQQQQQQHLGVSYLQNSSQAGLETITEEGSAAAASWGQDQSSAAAAEYPPNMLFYAEYPEHYYDTNAQQWFTLESYQQSVMQAATPASAVDAFAGAGHSVAHTGNTQASSFNQQNQWQHGSVANSMQPYTENQISQPAYTEPLKPSTNYGTAINTFVPNINTFVPSTSQYSGTGEGHQVSNKGFQPTSYQSAAHKGFEPYKNNQSAINTFLPSTSQYNSSGEGYQVSNKGFQPTSYQTAAHKGFEPHKNNQSAINTFLPSTSQYSGGGEGHQVSNKGFEPTSHQSAHKGFEPYKINQSTSASHDSGPRGFEPSQGHQGFKPFTNNQRSTGFVPSTSHQIAHKEFEPPKDNQAHHVAHQSSSGHGYDYPNGFVEPQKGVPVTSMYQMQTQTDPATHMHLPNNYVSNENSMSFPQQLAPSQQLGYSHHEERSSAGRPPHSLVAFGFGGKLVVMKETSSMTTNFDSGNQGNSQGTLSILNISEVVADKIDQQGIPNGSALSYFYALCRRPIPGPLAGGSAAAKDLNKWLDDIIGGYESSVSDFQGGDVQKLLISLLKISYQHYGKLRSPFGPDPSREGMDGPDTAVTALFSSCSSHSARMRDHCMKNIPSENQIQATAQEVQNLLVSGKRKDALQYAQEGQLWGPALILALQLGDQFYVDTVKKMAYCHFKSGSPLRTLCLLIAGQPADVFKPETPVDANYATLHRQQQPAEGTPVGMLNDWQQNLAIITANRTKGDELVITHLGDCLWKERNEVAAAHSCYLVAELNIDPYSESARMCLLGADHLRCPRTFSSPEAIQRTELYEYAKVLGNSQYILLPFQPYKLIYAYMLAEVGKVSDSLKYCQASLKLLKSSGRAPELEAWKQLFSSLEERIRTHQQGGYGTNLAPAKLVGKIFSTFDKSLSRMMGTQPAPMPPLSQGSSGDRDFYSVPQVTNPAPPVTNFVNSQSPMPMSSSTSEQFMSEIAENSDPDKKGAHSRSVSAPDLKKKQGGGSDNAQSTSGSGSSRFGWLLQKTVGLVSKSSNQAKLGEENSFYYDENLKRWVERGAAIPAAAEPPLAPPPTKASFQNGVPDHNNSTGPPSGGGYTPNGFSEAKPPNPSEPVSGMPPMPPSQNQFSARGRAGVRSRYVDTFNKGGGGNSFGGPSYNRPAMPSVNKLPAASFFVPTPAADASMQQTETAADAHSECASQDGPSSSPAVESSFYASPPPPMQMQTGMQRHPSMDNIMTPSGSGSGSFSKSRAASWSGTYSEQMSSTAASRSPDGQTMQSPPMMPGVRPSHSRSHSNSSLNRFNSGGFGEDLQEVEL from the exons ATGGGGTCCGACTCCGACGACGCCGACTTCTTCGACAAGCtcgtcgacgacgacgacgacgatgccaAAGCGCCCCCCGCCGGTAAGCAAGGCCCCGCTGCCGCCGACGAGGCCGCCGCGGCGGCCGACCTCGCGGCCCTCACCCTGTCCGACGGCGACGAGGACGCCCCCGGCGGCACGGGAGGGGcgccggggcccgtggcccctcagGCCGCGGCTGAGGCCCCGACCGACGCCGCGGATCCTCCGCCTGCCGCTCCTCAGCCAGAGGCTGAGGTCCTGACCGCGGCCCGTGACGCCGAGGTCCCGACCGCGGCCCCTGATGCCGGGGTCCTGGCCGCGGCCCCTGACGACGAGGTTCCGGCTGGGCTACCCGAGgtgaaggcggtggccgcggctgaCCCCGAGGGCAGGTCACCGGGGTCGGGGTCCGGGTCAGGGTCCTCCAAGGGCGTCCGCACCACGGTCAAGCAGGTGCAGTGGAGCCTCTTCGGCGCCGACATCAGCAGCAGCGGCACCACCGAGCCGGATCCGTTCAGCGACCTCCTGGCCGACGACGCATTTCTCGGAGCGCAGGTTTCAGGTGCCGGTGCAGCGGATCACAGCTTCTTCAATGGAGCCGGCAGCAGCAATGCCAGTTCCCAGCTCGGCTGGGGGACTGGTTCCGGGGAATTCCTGGCGGATGGCGGTGTCGGTGAAGACGCCTTTTTCGGGGTGCAGGGTTCGGCTGTGGGGACTGCTGGCAGCGTTGATCATGCCTTCTTCAATGGAGTGGACGGCAATGCCAATTCGCAGTCGTATATGGGTGCTGGTGTCGTGGAATCTGCGGATCATCAGAACACCAGTGCGCAGTCGGACTGGACTGGCGGGGCTGTGGACCCCTCGGATCCCTACCCTGGCTGGAAGTGGGACGTGGCAACAGGGCAGTGGTATCAAGTGGATGCTATCGGTGCTCAAGGCTTTGCTGATAATGGCGGTGCTGTAGCGGCCTTCGGGACCGAAAatgttcagcagcagcagcagcagcagcacctcgGTGTTTCGTACCTGCAGAACTCTTCACAGGCAGGGTTGGAGACCATCACGGAGGAGGGCAGCGCCGCTGCCGCGAGCTGGGGCCAGGATCAGAGCAGCGCAGCGGCAGCGGAGTACCCACCAAACATGCTCTTCTATGCTGAGTACCCTGAACATTACTATGACACGAACGCTCAGCAGTGGTTCACGCTCGAGTCATATCAGCAAAGTGTCATGCAAGCTGCAACTCCGGCATCAGCAGTAGATGCATTTGCTGGGGCAGGTCACAGTGTAGCTCATACCGGGAATACTCAGGCAAGTAGTTTTAATCAGCAGAACCAATGGCAGCATGGTTCTGTAGCCAACAGCATGCAGCCTTATACCGAGAATCAGATTAGTCAGCCGGCGTATACTGAGCCTTTGAAGCCCTCTACAAATTATGGAACTGCTATCAACACATTTGTGCCTAATATCAACACATTCGTGCCTTCTACAAGTCAATACAGTGGTACTGGTGAGGGCCACCAGGTTAGTAACAAGGGTTTCCAACCTACTAGTTATCAGAGTGCTGCTCACAAGGGTTTTGAACCGTATAAAAACAATCAAAGTGCTATCAACACATTTTTGCCTTCCACAAGTCAATACAATAGTAGTGGTGAGGGCTACCAGGTTAGTAACAAGGGTTTCCAACCTACCAGTTACCAGACTGCTGCTCATAAGGGTTTTGAACCGCATAAAAACAATCAAAGTGCTATCAATACATTTTTGCCTTCTACAAGCCAATACAGTGGTGGTGGTGAGGGCCACCAGGTTAGTAACAAGGGTTTCGAACCTACTAGCCATCAGAGTGCTCACAAGGGTTTTGAACCGTATAAAATCAATCAAAGTACTTCCGCTAGCCATGACAGTGGGCCCAGGGGATTTGAGCCTTCACAAGGTCACCAGGGGTTTAAACCTTTCACGAATAACCAGAGAAGCACAGGATTTGTACCTTCTACAAGTCACCAGATTGCCCACAAGGAATTTGAACCTCCAAAAGATAATCAAGCTCACCATGTAGCACACCAATCTTCATCAGGCCATGGTTATGACTATCCGAATGGCTTTGTTGAGCCACAAAAAGGTGTTCCTGTGACAAGCATGTACCAGATGCAAACACAGACTGATCCTGCCACACACATGCATTTACCAAATAACTATGTGAGCAATGAGAACTCCATGAGCTTTCCTCAGCAGCTAGCTCCATCTCAACAACTCGGTTACTCCCACCACGAGGAGAGGTCGTCAGCTGGACGCCCACCACATTCGCTGGTTGCGTTTGGATTTGGTGGGAAGCTTGTAGTTATGAAAGAGACCAGCTCGATGACTACAAACTTTGACAGTGGAAATCAG GGCAATTCTCAAGGCACGCTGTCAATTCTTAATATATCAGAGGTTGTTGCTGATAAAATTGACCAACAAGGCATCCCTAATGGCAGTGCACTTAGTTACTTCTATGCTTTGTGTCGTCGACCTATTCCTGGCCCCCTTGCCGGAGGAAGTGCTGCAGCAAAGGACCTGAATAAATGGCTTGATGATATTATCGGAGGCTACGAGTCTTCTGTCAGCGATTTCCAAGGAGGGGATGTTCAGAAGCTGCTTATATCATTGCTGAAAATATCATATCAACACTATGGAAAACTCCGTTCACCCTTTGGGCCTGATCCATCGCGTGAG GGTATGGATGGCCCAGACACTGCAGTAACAGCGCTCTTTTCATCATGTAGTAGTCATAGTGCCCGTATGAGAGACCATTGCATGAAAAATATCCCCTCAGAAAACCAGATACAG GCTACTGCTCAAGAAGTTCAAAATCTTCTAGTTTCTGGTAAAAGGAAAGATGCGCTTCAGTATGCGCAGGAAGGTCAGCTTTGGGGACCTGCACTGATCCTTGCTTTACAACTTGGTGATCAG TTTTATGTGGATACTGTGAAGAAAATGGCTTACTGTCATTTCAAATCTGGATCACCTTTGAGGACATTGTGCCTTCTTATCGCTGGACAACCAGCTGATGTTTTTAAGCCTGAGACCCCTGTCGATGCCAATTATGCCACTTTACATAGGCAGCAACAGCCCGCAGAG GGTACTCCTGTGGGCATGCTGAATGACTGGCAACAAAATTTGGCAATTATAACTGCAAACAGGACAAAAGGAGATGAGCTTGTAATCACTCACCTTGGGGATTGCCTTTGGAAAGAGAGAAATGAG GTTGCAGCTGCTCATTCATGCTATTTAGTTGCTGAGCTAAATATTGATCCATACTCCGAAAGTGCAAGAATGTGTTTACTCGGAGCAGACCATCTGAGATGTCCTCGCACATTTAGCAGCCCTGAAGCTATACAG AGAACAGAGTTGTATGAATATGCGAAAGTTCTTGGTAATTCTCAGTATATCCTCCTGCCATTTCAACCATATAAGCTGATATATGCATACATGCTTGCGGAGGTTGGGAAGGTCTCTGATTCACTAAA GTACTGTCAAGCATCTTTGAAGCTGCTGAAATCCTCTGGCCGTGCGCCTGAACTAGAAGCATGGAAGCAATTGTTTTCATCTCTGGAGGAGCGGATACGCACCCACCAGCAG GGTGGATATGGCACGAATCTTGCTCCTGCAAAGCTTGTTGGAAAGATTTTCTCAACATTTGATAAATCTTTGTCCCGCATGATGGGTACACAACCCGCACCAATGCCGCCATTGTCACAGGGCTCTTCTGGTGACAGAGATTTCTATTCTGTTCCTCAAGTTACAAATCCTGCTCCTCCGGTTACAAACTTTGTAAATAGTCAGTCACCGATGCCTATGTCATCTTCTACTTCGGAGCAGTTTATGAGTGAAATAGCAGAAAATAGCGACCCTGACAAGAAAGGCGCACATAGCAGAAGTGTCTCTGCACCAGACTTAAAGAAAAAACAG GGTGGTGGATCAGATAATGCGCAAAGCACATCAGGTTCAGGCAGTTCGCGATTCGGATGGTTGCTGCAGAAAACAGTGGGGCTTGTTTCGAAATCTTCCAACCAG GCCAAGTTGGGGGAAGAGAACAGCTTCTACTATGATGAGAACCTGAAGCGGTGGGTGGAGCGAGGTGCTGCGATCCCTGCTGCTGCGGAGCCTCCCCTTGCCCCACCTCCAACAAAAGCCTCGTTCCAGAATGGCGTTCCAGATCACAACAACTCGACTGGGCCCCCCAGCGGCGGAGGTTATACACCTAATGGATTTTCAGAAGCGAAGCCTCCAAATCCTTCGGAGCCGGTTTCAGGGATGCCGCCGATGCCACCTAGCCAGAATCAGTTCTCAGCACGCGGGAGGGCGGGTGTTAGATCAAG ATACGTCGACACATTCAACAAGGGTGGTGGCGGAAACTCCTTCGGAGGGCCATCATACAACAGACCAGCCATGCCATCGGTGAACAAGCTGCCCGCCGCCAGTTTCTTCGTCCCAACTCCAGCCGCAGATGCTTCAATGCAGCAGACTGAGACAGCAGCCGACGCGCACAGCGAATGCGCAAGCCAGGACGGGCCATCGTCCTCGCCGGCAGTTGAGTCCTCGTTCTACGCCTCCCCGCCGCCCCCAATGCAAATGCAAACGGGCATGCAGCGGCACCCGAGCATGGACAACATCATGACCCCCTCTGGCAGCGGCAGCGGCTCCTTCTCAAAGTCACGGGCAGCATCATGGAGCGGGACATACTCGGAGCAGATGAGCAGCACCGCCGCCTCGAGATCGCCGGACGGGCAGACCATGCAGTCCCCGCCAATGATGCCCGGCGTGAGACCTTCCCACAGCCGCTCCCACAGCAACTCGTCCCTTAATCGTTTCAACAGCGGTGGGTTCGGGGAGGATCTCCAGGAGGTGGAGCTCTGA